One genomic region from Equus caballus isolate H_3958 breed thoroughbred chromosome 4, TB-T2T, whole genome shotgun sequence encodes:
- the CCM2 gene encoding cerebral cavernous malformations 2 protein isoform X3 codes for MHSNCRQSGRNQNFSKEIPPQTDFPTGCSMENEPGIVSPFKRVFLKGEKSRDKKAHEKVTERRPLHTVVLSLPERVEPDRLLSDYIEKEVKYLGQLTSIPGYLNPSSRTEILHFIDNAKRAHQLPGHLTQEHDAVISLSAYNVKLAWRDGEDTILRVPIHDIAAVSYVRDDASHLVVLKTAQDPGISPSQSLCAESSRGLTAGSLSESGVGPVEACCLVILAAESKVAAEELCSLLGQVFQIVYTESTIDFLDRAIFDGASTPTHHLSLHSDDSSTKVDMKESYETEASTFSFPECAHAGGVSPLSFCMQTAPHAKTVSESELSATAAELLQDYMLTLRTKLSSQEIQQFAALLHEYRDGASVHEFCINLRQLYGDSRKFLLLGEWCVCRSAALHP; via the exons CCTGGAATTGTGTCGCCATTTAAACGAGTATTCCTAAAAGGTGAAAAGAGTAGAGATAAGAAAGCCCATGAGAAGGTGACAGAGAGGCGCCCTCTGCACACTGTGGTGCTGTCCCTGCCTGAGCGCGTCGAGCCTGACAGACTGCTGAGCGACTATATCGAGAAGGAGGTGAAG TACTTAGGTCAGTTAACGTCCATACCAGGATACCTGAATCCCTCCAGTAGGACCGAAATACTGCATTTCATAGACAATGCAAAG AGAGCCCACCAGCTCCCCGGACACTTGACCCAGGAGCATGATGCTGTGATCAGCCTGTCTGCCTACAACGTCAAGCTGGCCTGGCGGGACGGGGAGGACACCATTCTCAGGGTCCCCATCCATGACATTGCTGCCGTGTCCTATGTGCGGGATGATGCCTCACACCTGGTGGTCCTAAAGACAG CCCAGGACCCCGGCATCTCCCCCAGCCAGAGTCTGTGTGCGGAAAGTTCCAGAGGCCTCACCGCAGGCTCCCTGTCAGAGAGTGGAGTGGGACCCGTGGAAGCGTGCTGCCTGGTGATCCTGGCTGCAGAGAGCAAG GTCGCCGCCGAAGAGCTGTGCTCCCTGCTGGGCCAAGTCTTCCAGATTGTGTACACGGAGTCCACCATCGACTTTCTGGACAGAGCCATATTTGATGGAGCCTCAACACCCACCCACCACCTGTCCCTTCACAGTG ATGACTCTTCCACCAAGGTGGACATGAAGGAGTCTTATGAGACAGAAGCCAGCACTTT CTCCTTCCCTGAGTGTGCGCACGCAGGCGGCGTCTCGCCCTTGTCCTTCTGCATGCAGACGGCACCCCATGCCAAGACGGTGAGCGAGAGCGAGCTGAGCGCCACGGCCGCCGAGCTGCTGCAGGACTACATGCTCACG CTGCGCACCAAGCTGTCCTCGCAGGAGATCCAGCAGTTCGCTGCACTGCTTCACGAATACCGTGACGGGGCCTCGGTGCATGAGTTCTGCATCAACCTGCGGCAGCTCTACGGGGACAGCCGCAAGTTCCTGCTGCTGG GCGAGTGGTGTGTCTGCAGGTCTGCGGCCCTTCATCCCTGA
- the CCM2 gene encoding cerebral cavernous malformations 2 protein isoform X5 translates to MHSNCRQSGRNQNFSKEIPPQTDFPTGCSMENEYLGQLTSIPGYLNPSSRTEILHFIDNAKRAHQLPGHLTQEHDAVISLSAYNVKLAWRDGEDTILRVPIHDIAAVSYVRDDASHLVVLKTAQDPGISPSQSLCAESSRGLTAGSLSESGVGPVEACCLVILAAESKVAAEELCSLLGQVFQIVYTESTIDFLDRAIFDGASTPTHHLSLHSDDSSTKVDMKESYETEASTFSFPECAHAGGVSPLSFCMQTAPHAKTVSESELSATAAELLQDYMLTLRTKLSSQEIQQFAALLHEYRDGASVHEFCINLRQLYGDSRKFLLLGLRPFIPEKDSQHFENFLETIGVKDGRGIITDSFGRYRRAMSSTSTSNGNRAAGSSDDQSVPSEGDEWDRMISDISNDIEALGCSMDQDSA, encoded by the exons TACTTAGGTCAGTTAACGTCCATACCAGGATACCTGAATCCCTCCAGTAGGACCGAAATACTGCATTTCATAGACAATGCAAAG AGAGCCCACCAGCTCCCCGGACACTTGACCCAGGAGCATGATGCTGTGATCAGCCTGTCTGCCTACAACGTCAAGCTGGCCTGGCGGGACGGGGAGGACACCATTCTCAGGGTCCCCATCCATGACATTGCTGCCGTGTCCTATGTGCGGGATGATGCCTCACACCTGGTGGTCCTAAAGACAG CCCAGGACCCCGGCATCTCCCCCAGCCAGAGTCTGTGTGCGGAAAGTTCCAGAGGCCTCACCGCAGGCTCCCTGTCAGAGAGTGGAGTGGGACCCGTGGAAGCGTGCTGCCTGGTGATCCTGGCTGCAGAGAGCAAG GTCGCCGCCGAAGAGCTGTGCTCCCTGCTGGGCCAAGTCTTCCAGATTGTGTACACGGAGTCCACCATCGACTTTCTGGACAGAGCCATATTTGATGGAGCCTCAACACCCACCCACCACCTGTCCCTTCACAGTG ATGACTCTTCCACCAAGGTGGACATGAAGGAGTCTTATGAGACAGAAGCCAGCACTTT CTCCTTCCCTGAGTGTGCGCACGCAGGCGGCGTCTCGCCCTTGTCCTTCTGCATGCAGACGGCACCCCATGCCAAGACGGTGAGCGAGAGCGAGCTGAGCGCCACGGCCGCCGAGCTGCTGCAGGACTACATGCTCACG CTGCGCACCAAGCTGTCCTCGCAGGAGATCCAGCAGTTCGCTGCACTGCTTCACGAATACCGTGACGGGGCCTCGGTGCATGAGTTCTGCATCAACCTGCGGCAGCTCTACGGGGACAGCCGCAAGTTCCTGCTGCTGG GTCTGCGGCCCTTCATCCCTGAGAAGGACAGCCAGCACTTCGAGAATTTCCTGGAGACCATCGGGGTGAAGGATGGCCGAGGTATCATCACGGACAGCTTTGGCAGGTACCGGCGGGCCATGagctccacctccacctccaatGGGAACAGGGCCGCAGGCAGCTCTGATGACCAGTCTGTGCCCTCAGAGGGGGACGAGTGGGACCGCATGATCTCAGACATCAGCAACGACATCGAGGCACTGGGCTGCAGCATGGACCAGGACTCTGCCTGA
- the CCM2 gene encoding cerebral cavernous malformations 2 protein isoform X4 produces the protein MEEEGKKGKKYLGQLTSIPGYLNPSSRTEILHFIDNAKRAHQLPGHLTQEHDAVISLSAYNVKLAWRDGEDTILRVPIHDIAAVSYVRDDASHLVVLKTAQDPGISPSQSLCAESSRGLTAGSLSESGVGPVEACCLVILAAESKVAAEELCSLLGQVFQIVYTESTIDFLDRAIFDGASTPTHHLSLHSDDSSTKVDMKESYETEASTFSFPECAHAGGVSPLSFCMQTAPHAKTVSESELSATAAELLQDYMLTLRTKLSSQEIQQFAALLHEYRDGASVHEFCINLRQLYGDSRKFLLLGLRPFIPEKDSQHFENFLETIGVKDGRGIITDSFGRYRRAMSSTSTSNGNRAAGSSDDQSVPSEGDEWDRMISDISNDIEALGCSMDQDSA, from the exons TACTTAGGTCAGTTAACGTCCATACCAGGATACCTGAATCCCTCCAGTAGGACCGAAATACTGCATTTCATAGACAATGCAAAG AGAGCCCACCAGCTCCCCGGACACTTGACCCAGGAGCATGATGCTGTGATCAGCCTGTCTGCCTACAACGTCAAGCTGGCCTGGCGGGACGGGGAGGACACCATTCTCAGGGTCCCCATCCATGACATTGCTGCCGTGTCCTATGTGCGGGATGATGCCTCACACCTGGTGGTCCTAAAGACAG CCCAGGACCCCGGCATCTCCCCCAGCCAGAGTCTGTGTGCGGAAAGTTCCAGAGGCCTCACCGCAGGCTCCCTGTCAGAGAGTGGAGTGGGACCCGTGGAAGCGTGCTGCCTGGTGATCCTGGCTGCAGAGAGCAAG GTCGCCGCCGAAGAGCTGTGCTCCCTGCTGGGCCAAGTCTTCCAGATTGTGTACACGGAGTCCACCATCGACTTTCTGGACAGAGCCATATTTGATGGAGCCTCAACACCCACCCACCACCTGTCCCTTCACAGTG ATGACTCTTCCACCAAGGTGGACATGAAGGAGTCTTATGAGACAGAAGCCAGCACTTT CTCCTTCCCTGAGTGTGCGCACGCAGGCGGCGTCTCGCCCTTGTCCTTCTGCATGCAGACGGCACCCCATGCCAAGACGGTGAGCGAGAGCGAGCTGAGCGCCACGGCCGCCGAGCTGCTGCAGGACTACATGCTCACG CTGCGCACCAAGCTGTCCTCGCAGGAGATCCAGCAGTTCGCTGCACTGCTTCACGAATACCGTGACGGGGCCTCGGTGCATGAGTTCTGCATCAACCTGCGGCAGCTCTACGGGGACAGCCGCAAGTTCCTGCTGCTGG GTCTGCGGCCCTTCATCCCTGAGAAGGACAGCCAGCACTTCGAGAATTTCCTGGAGACCATCGGGGTGAAGGATGGCCGAGGTATCATCACGGACAGCTTTGGCAGGTACCGGCGGGCCATGagctccacctccacctccaatGGGAACAGGGCCGCAGGCAGCTCTGATGACCAGTCTGTGCCCTCAGAGGGGGACGAGTGGGACCGCATGATCTCAGACATCAGCAACGACATCGAGGCACTGGGCTGCAGCATGGACCAGGACTCTGCCTGA
- the CCM2 gene encoding cerebral cavernous malformations 2 protein isoform X1, protein MEEEGKKGKKPGIVSPFKRVFLKGEKSRDKKAHEKVTERRPLHTVVLSLPERVEPDRLLSDYIEKEVKYLGQLTSIPGYLNPSSRTEILHFIDNAKRAHQLPGHLTQEHDAVISLSAYNVKLAWRDGEDTILRVPIHDIAAVSYVRDDASHLVVLKTAQDPGISPSQSLCAESSRGLTAGSLSESGVGPVEACCLVILAAESKVAAEELCSLLGQVFQIVYTESTIDFLDRAIFDGASTPTHHLSLHSDDSSTKVDMKESYETEASTFSFPECAHAGGVSPLSFCMQTAPHAKTVSESELSATAAELLQDYMLTLRTKLSSQEIQQFAALLHEYRDGASVHEFCINLRQLYGDSRKFLLLGLRPFIPEKDSQHFENFLETIGVKDGRGIITDSFGRYRRAMSSTSTSNGNRAAGSSDDQSVPSEGDEWDRMISDISNDIEALGCSMDQDSA, encoded by the exons CCTGGAATTGTGTCGCCATTTAAACGAGTATTCCTAAAAGGTGAAAAGAGTAGAGATAAGAAAGCCCATGAGAAGGTGACAGAGAGGCGCCCTCTGCACACTGTGGTGCTGTCCCTGCCTGAGCGCGTCGAGCCTGACAGACTGCTGAGCGACTATATCGAGAAGGAGGTGAAG TACTTAGGTCAGTTAACGTCCATACCAGGATACCTGAATCCCTCCAGTAGGACCGAAATACTGCATTTCATAGACAATGCAAAG AGAGCCCACCAGCTCCCCGGACACTTGACCCAGGAGCATGATGCTGTGATCAGCCTGTCTGCCTACAACGTCAAGCTGGCCTGGCGGGACGGGGAGGACACCATTCTCAGGGTCCCCATCCATGACATTGCTGCCGTGTCCTATGTGCGGGATGATGCCTCACACCTGGTGGTCCTAAAGACAG CCCAGGACCCCGGCATCTCCCCCAGCCAGAGTCTGTGTGCGGAAAGTTCCAGAGGCCTCACCGCAGGCTCCCTGTCAGAGAGTGGAGTGGGACCCGTGGAAGCGTGCTGCCTGGTGATCCTGGCTGCAGAGAGCAAG GTCGCCGCCGAAGAGCTGTGCTCCCTGCTGGGCCAAGTCTTCCAGATTGTGTACACGGAGTCCACCATCGACTTTCTGGACAGAGCCATATTTGATGGAGCCTCAACACCCACCCACCACCTGTCCCTTCACAGTG ATGACTCTTCCACCAAGGTGGACATGAAGGAGTCTTATGAGACAGAAGCCAGCACTTT CTCCTTCCCTGAGTGTGCGCACGCAGGCGGCGTCTCGCCCTTGTCCTTCTGCATGCAGACGGCACCCCATGCCAAGACGGTGAGCGAGAGCGAGCTGAGCGCCACGGCCGCCGAGCTGCTGCAGGACTACATGCTCACG CTGCGCACCAAGCTGTCCTCGCAGGAGATCCAGCAGTTCGCTGCACTGCTTCACGAATACCGTGACGGGGCCTCGGTGCATGAGTTCTGCATCAACCTGCGGCAGCTCTACGGGGACAGCCGCAAGTTCCTGCTGCTGG GTCTGCGGCCCTTCATCCCTGAGAAGGACAGCCAGCACTTCGAGAATTTCCTGGAGACCATCGGGGTGAAGGATGGCCGAGGTATCATCACGGACAGCTTTGGCAGGTACCGGCGGGCCATGagctccacctccacctccaatGGGAACAGGGCCGCAGGCAGCTCTGATGACCAGTCTGTGCCCTCAGAGGGGGACGAGTGGGACCGCATGATCTCAGACATCAGCAACGACATCGAGGCACTGGGCTGCAGCATGGACCAGGACTCTGCCTGA
- the CCM2 gene encoding cerebral cavernous malformations 2 protein isoform X2, translating into MHSNCRQSGRNQNFSKEIPPQTDFPTGCSMENEPGIVSPFKRVFLKGEKSRDKKAHEKVTERRPLHTVVLSLPERVEPDRLLSDYIEKEVKYLGQLTSIPGYLNPSSRTEILHFIDNAKRAHQLPGHLTQEHDAVISLSAYNVKLAWRDGEDTILRVPIHDIAAVSYVRDDASHLVVLKTAQDPGISPSQSLCAESSRGLTAGSLSESGVGPVEACCLVILAAESKVAAEELCSLLGQVFQIVYTESTIDFLDRAIFDGASTPTHHLSLHSDDSSTKVDMKESYETEASTFSFPECAHAGGVSPLSFCMQTAPHAKTVSESELSATAAELLQDYMLTLRTKLSSQEIQQFAALLHEYRDGASVHEFCINLRQLYGDSRKFLLLGLRPFIPEKDSQHFENFLETIGVKDGRGIITDSFGRYRRAMSSTSTSNGNRAAGSSDDQSVPSEGDEWDRMISDISNDIEALGCSMDQDSA; encoded by the exons CCTGGAATTGTGTCGCCATTTAAACGAGTATTCCTAAAAGGTGAAAAGAGTAGAGATAAGAAAGCCCATGAGAAGGTGACAGAGAGGCGCCCTCTGCACACTGTGGTGCTGTCCCTGCCTGAGCGCGTCGAGCCTGACAGACTGCTGAGCGACTATATCGAGAAGGAGGTGAAG TACTTAGGTCAGTTAACGTCCATACCAGGATACCTGAATCCCTCCAGTAGGACCGAAATACTGCATTTCATAGACAATGCAAAG AGAGCCCACCAGCTCCCCGGACACTTGACCCAGGAGCATGATGCTGTGATCAGCCTGTCTGCCTACAACGTCAAGCTGGCCTGGCGGGACGGGGAGGACACCATTCTCAGGGTCCCCATCCATGACATTGCTGCCGTGTCCTATGTGCGGGATGATGCCTCACACCTGGTGGTCCTAAAGACAG CCCAGGACCCCGGCATCTCCCCCAGCCAGAGTCTGTGTGCGGAAAGTTCCAGAGGCCTCACCGCAGGCTCCCTGTCAGAGAGTGGAGTGGGACCCGTGGAAGCGTGCTGCCTGGTGATCCTGGCTGCAGAGAGCAAG GTCGCCGCCGAAGAGCTGTGCTCCCTGCTGGGCCAAGTCTTCCAGATTGTGTACACGGAGTCCACCATCGACTTTCTGGACAGAGCCATATTTGATGGAGCCTCAACACCCACCCACCACCTGTCCCTTCACAGTG ATGACTCTTCCACCAAGGTGGACATGAAGGAGTCTTATGAGACAGAAGCCAGCACTTT CTCCTTCCCTGAGTGTGCGCACGCAGGCGGCGTCTCGCCCTTGTCCTTCTGCATGCAGACGGCACCCCATGCCAAGACGGTGAGCGAGAGCGAGCTGAGCGCCACGGCCGCCGAGCTGCTGCAGGACTACATGCTCACG CTGCGCACCAAGCTGTCCTCGCAGGAGATCCAGCAGTTCGCTGCACTGCTTCACGAATACCGTGACGGGGCCTCGGTGCATGAGTTCTGCATCAACCTGCGGCAGCTCTACGGGGACAGCCGCAAGTTCCTGCTGCTGG GTCTGCGGCCCTTCATCCCTGAGAAGGACAGCCAGCACTTCGAGAATTTCCTGGAGACCATCGGGGTGAAGGATGGCCGAGGTATCATCACGGACAGCTTTGGCAGGTACCGGCGGGCCATGagctccacctccacctccaatGGGAACAGGGCCGCAGGCAGCTCTGATGACCAGTCTGTGCCCTCAGAGGGGGACGAGTGGGACCGCATGATCTCAGACATCAGCAACGACATCGAGGCACTGGGCTGCAGCATGGACCAGGACTCTGCCTGA